Sequence from the Mytilus galloprovincialis chromosome 10, xbMytGall1.hap1.1, whole genome shotgun sequence genome:
taattcattaaaaatcttgataaaactaaggggggggggggggggaaggttATCAGCActtgcaggtgcgtgtagctcacagcttgatgatatgaggaaaagtaaatgtgttttataaatcacaagtctactaccaataattatgcacactttttagaatttcgtaaatttttcgtttttgtaccttttcgcatggactggctcatataggtgATAACGGCGAAAGTACCAAGAAAAGCCTATGTGTAGTTAATTTGTGATTTCgctataactttttaaaaaatcaacatatttaagatgtgttttttgcaaactagatgttttaATAGATGCCGAATCCATTTGAAACTTCAAATCGATGCTAAAATATTGGGAATATGGACTTTTTGTTGATTGGTGTATggttgctaaggggagaattttagttgttagggataattatatgtcaaaatttgcattaaattataatgTCGGATAtaaagtattataagtatttcgatatttcattgctttttggcaatttcgatttttttgttttttttgtgattttgaaaatgatatgagccagtccatgcgaaaaggtacaaaaagtccttttggtaaactttacaggacacgttatcaaagtttgttatcttatttttgaaaaacggttttatccgaaaaaaattaCATAATGCAAACATTCATAAAATTGTCAATTCTATCTCGAATTTGTCaatcaaaacagaaaaagacgtagaaatatctgaatttttggtatgtgagcaagtgtaaaatcatttgttcccccgACTAATGCTTTACCGACCAGAAACTTTAACAAATACgatactacagagacaaaagtcaataatttcagtcagttctacaggttcaaagaaagtaagacaacattaaaacatgagagaaaatacaaaaactatgacatcagttgcacgggattcgaaccatTGCCCGGTTTAATTACATTGATATCAGCAttgtaagcgagagccttatccccactgctaccggggttaacattatcaattggcaaatcaagccatttaaaccttactttgaaaatgattgaaatttatgaaataattcattaaaaatcttgataaaactaagggggggggggtgtctcagcacttgcaggtgcgtgtagctcacagcttgatgatatgaggaaaaataaatgtgttttataaatcacaagtctactaccaataattatgcaaagtttttagaatttcgtaaatttttcatttgtgtaccttttcgcatggactggctcatatacaAGTTCACAAGAAAAAGACCTATTTTGGTGACCTTATGGTCCTCAAAGTAGGACAAGTGGGCATACTCAGTGACAAGATTTAAATCAACTAAAGACTTAGAATTTTAGAATTTTGACAGAAATTAACCAAATTTTATGTTCATAAACACAAGGAGACAGAAGAAAAGAGGTTTGTACAGAATGAACATGAAGCAAAGAGGTTGTACAGAATGAACCATTTTTGACAGAACTTTTGACCAAGGACATGGCAATTATCAGTAGCAATTCCCTCCTAAtggatttgaaaattataaaaagttttttattaCTCAGTATCCAAAATTCTAACAAGAAATCTGCTGCAACCATTTGTAGAGACATTAGGAGCTTTTTATCAACTACTATAAATCAGACATTTATTATGgctaatagatataagaagatgtggtatgagtgccaacaagacaactctctcatccaaATAACAGttagtaaaagtaaaccattatgtgtcaaagtacggtcttcaacactgaaCCTGGGCTCACAACGAAcaccaagctataaaggaccccaaaaatgacatgtgtaaaactattcaaatgggaaaactaGCACTCCAatctattaaaataaaaatgagaaacacaGTTATATAACCATTAACTGATCGAAATCTAAGGTACAATTGTATCAATTGCAGTATGAATTTGAGttttttagtatttcaaaaatgataCTGTTGTATACTATCGCATTATTTGCATTTATAAATACATCGCAATCATTACTGATTTACAGTTATCGTTCCTTGCACTCATAGAAATTTCATGTTTCAGATTACAAGGTCTTAGAACAATAACAACATGTATGCAGTTCCCAGCAGAATATCCAAAAGAACCTATAGTTATAGAATTAAAGAGTAAAACATTGCCTGAAAAAGTCTgtgataaaataacaaaaatctgtgAAGAGGAAACGAAAAAATGGCTTGGTCAAAAACAGGTATATCAAATTAGAACAtgatacagtgaaacctgtctaaaCCAAATTCTGCTTAAACCGAAaccctgtataaaccaaacattttCTAAAGCATTTTCCTATCAAATTATAAGCGTTgagaacctgataaaaccgaacatcggccaaaactgaacaaaatcttaagtcctgaagaggttcggtttaaacaggttccACTGTACTGTGGTATCAGacattcatttttcaattttttgtagaTAGAGGAAACCTTACATTTAAgtggatatttgatttaatgGTTTTGCTGAAGACCGAATACCAGCCTACACACAAAATGTGCactttgttaaattttaatgtttaccTATTGTGGATGTATTAATGtttgttggatatcaattttcgttgattttgttggtacaggggaaccacaaatattaatgttcaacaaattaccaATTTTCTAAAGGAGTGTAcccagactttgccaaaaccatgaaatcaaatatccaagaatatgcaagttttcctcaaaccacaaaaattggtagcaacgaaaataaatgaatccacagtatgcccacgaaatccacgaaaattggtatcccaggaattataatgaatccactgttatatttaaaatctaaaatataatttgtaataTATGACAATACATGTAGCAGTTTTAGTTTTATCTAATGCATTATTCAATATGTTAGCTGCATCAGATAGAAATTAACCTTCTGAAATTGCAGatcatttaggagataactgtattgtattttaaagggaaaattcgcaaaaaaataaaagtttgatattatgttcatcctaaataaataagcatattctcaAAATATTAAAGCTTTATTTGTCTAGATAAGTGAGTTATTAGATTTTTTAAATCGACTCTAAATTCTCGGCAAGACGCCATCTTGAAAACTAATGATCACGGATATCTAATTACCACAAAGTCCTAGTACACGGCATGACATGTCCGTTAATCAGTATTAATATGACTTATCAAGCTGATGGAGTTTCTACCCAACCAAGTAATGGAAGCTGAATAAGTCTACATAGTTTTCAAGATCATCAAATCAAGTAATGCTTCACTAAGATTGataagaataatttaaaaaatactttaaaaaacatCTTAATTTTTTAAGAGGGTTAAATATTCAACGTACAATGCTGAGGTCAGGTTAAAAAGCTGTAAATGACATAATATCGTACAATGGTTTTAGCTGGtcaataaatttacatttttggcaCCCAGATACAGTATCAAGTATTGTATGAATTATGCTATAATAATGTTAAAGTAGTCTcaataaagtgaaaaaaagtcCGGAGATACTTATTATAAACTGAGATTTATCTCCtatgtaaaagtttttttaaatgcttctttttctaacgtatatttttagcttattttgggTTTTTACCTAACTTGACCCACGTTCAAAAACTTGTCTTCTTGTAATCAGCATGGCTTAATACAGGTAATTACCGGGGTATTGTAAATGTGACATATTCGGGTATTCTAACGGTCGACTTCCTGGCAGGCTTGTTTAATTTAATACACAATGAACAAGGTCAATGAATCACATGCGTGATTGCGAGTGAACCAGGTGTGCAcaggtaaaatttataaaatataccaTACCAATATAAAACTGTCCGTGATATACGGCCTGTGTACAAAATCTAACAATTTTTTTAAGAGTGATTGTAAGAATACGTATAGATTATCCCACTGTTATctaatttcaattttacttttatttatatttcagcaccTATTCTTccgttttaatatataatttttagtCCTGTAATTTCATATAAGTAATTCGTCTAGTTTTTATCCTCACATATGTGACTTCATTTTCACCCTAGAAAACAGTGgtatattttgaaatgaatgcCGTTTATTTTAATAACTGTTCATTCATTTTACATGTGAAATAAGAATATCAATTTGTAAACTTCGGACTATACAAATGCAGAATATACTGTGCAGGTTTGCTTTCGTCTAACGAGGTAAGAGAACTGAAAAACTGTCATATAAAAACAAgcacgctcaaatcaaaatataaaaatatgtgagTAAAAGTTAACTTGAACAGCAAAATCAACAACCTTTATTCTCGAGTGTATTGGtaataaatttatgtatttttatagtATAGCTCCTTCCATAatccaaatgatatcagataattATTTTTCATAAGATTAACCCTTCCGACCTCACTTAAATCTGAGACTTTGTTATAATAGTCTCAGCTAAAATCTTATGCCAAACGCTAGAAGTAAAAATGTAATACAGGTACACCTTTCTTTGATCATGGCTTTCAAATGTCTAAATTTAAGTGTTCCCGTACATTTTTTGCCTTTATAAGACAATTAAATTGCTTTTGTAAAACTAGTTCTATTTTCCCTttttacaaaacataaataaatcataagagtgtatatcattttattccgaaaactaaatttaatttccATACTTTAACCGATTCATTTTTTAGTTTAGctacttatttgaattcaaataaaataatatcatcaaatataattaaataattccacggcgatttACTAGTATTTGTCAACaccttgaaaatgtattttaaatttgtgtgtTAAACGCGACCTCCTGTcttataatccactgatccgaatagacagtcgcACCTGGTACGGAGGGCCCTAGAGGCCTAGCTAATTACCAATCTGCAAATAACATTTTACCTTCACAAGTATTGTCGGAGAATAATACACACATAGCATCAACCTAGTAATAACgtagatagtaaaaggtcaataagcgTAAACCTATATATTGTCGTAACAGTTTAAAGTTATATACTTCAATTTATTCACTTTATCAGTATGAAAAAGCATATATTAaagcaaaataataataataaaaatttcttgtgctgtctacaaaaataaatcgAATTATTTAgggaaatatagaaaaattatctCATGAATATGTACAActgcacgtctgtgcgttttattttcttattatcggatggttattagatatagcattagtcatcggcgcgcttacgtaTACGTTAAAATATagttaaaaaccaagacttttaatgattgtatttaaatcccggcatgcaaaaaccaggagaaaacgtcacgacctacaggaagtagttaatattttttcattaattattgaatttctcctttattactgcacatatagcgataaaactttgtgaatatatatattatgtcataatgaacatatttaaaccataagtaaaaaatcgtgaattttccctttaagctccgacagcatcaattggggatttgatggtcgcaaattaagtttactggcgacgcgttagctcCACAGGTTGCACCAGTCATGTTGGTATAAACCCAGTAATAAGTCTTATTCATTGGTCACATGGGTTAAAGTAACTATGAAGACATCAAAGGGTCCCCCATTGTGACAGTGTCCTGTATGATTATCGTAGAGGAAAAAAAGTtggatttgatatttttttagaatGGCCAAACTAGATTATAGATTATTGATGGAATAAAGGttttattcttgttttatattttaggtGATGTTAATGATCAACTTTGTGAAGGAATTTTTAATAGAAAACCCATTATGTGTTTGTAGTGAAGAAATATTATCTGTGAAAAAGAAATTACTAACATCAGATGACACTGTCGTATTAAAACAAGCAACATCAAAAGTTGTCTATAGGATATCTCAAGAACAATATTTCATGCAATTTGTTTTAGTAGTGCCTGAAGAATATCCTATTAAACAAGTCAAGTaagtttttatgcattttgcaAAAAAAACCCTTAATAGTCTGCAGAATCATTTTGTCATATTCTTTAAGCATCAAACCTATGATTTCTTATACTATAAAAAAAGATGATATTGTATGGTTGCCAacgatacaactctccacaagaaaccaaatgatgCAGTAATTAATATCTATTGGTCATTGTATGGCCTTAAACAATCTGGAAACCACATACTGCATAATCAGCTTTAAAGTGCGATAAATGTCAAGTGTAAAACAACGAGACAATTAAAGGCTTAATTTAAAACTGGCAGCCTAACTAACATTCTAGATTGTTTTCAAACTGTATTAGGATAAGTCTTTGTCtacaaataaaagttttaaactgATGGTGTAAACCAACTGATTTTTGTGGGCATTTATATGTGACATTTGTGAGAATAAAAAACTTgaatataaaacattataaatcaAAAGACTATTTTCATGTTACCGACTTTTGGCtccaaagtttatattttttcgactggttACCTACACTGTGGACATCCTGGTACCAAGTTGAATAAGAGCAACGTAAAAGAGTAAAATCAAGCTTTCAAATGGTACAATTTGTGGGGaaaattaattgtttaatattttctttaaacataAAAACATCGGAAAACAGTAGACTTTCCCCTCAAATTACACTaattttatgtttgattttacttcttttggtTGCTCTTACTTTACAGAGTACCAGGAAGTCTAACCACAGGAAAGGTAACctgttgaaaaattataaaatctggAGTCAAAAGTtggtataaatatgaaaaaagtccAATTGAATTTAGATCTTCTCTTTAAATTCTCTCTTACAAATTCAGCTAGTTTATTATCCAGAGAAAATTAAAATGATCGCAATATCAGAAACAACTGTAGTCTATGGTTAAATGTGATAATAAGttggttataattttatttttgctttattttaaattactttaatcaaaataactatttatattttagaattgaATTAGAAGATCATAATTTCCcagaaatattaaaagtaaattttatatCACAAGCAACAGAAATAGCCAGAAAATGTGTGCAACCTCCTATAAAGAAAAAACCCAAGTGAGTAGAAGTCAATTAGGATTAATATATGAATGAACCTGTATTGTCACTAAAAATATAAGCCTATGATtaggtatttttttgtatttctgaTGAAGTTGGGTATTTTTACTCTATCTAAACTACCTACCTTGACACCAACATAGATTTCACTTTAACACATTTTTGTAAAACTGCTGATTCAGAATGTTGGAAGGAAGAAGATTTTATGCCATTGTATAGAATTTTGGATTCTTGATTGTCTGAAATTAAATTATGTACACTTCTAATTGACAATCTTTTCTGGGGAAGGACATAACTTGATTTATATAATAGTAAGGAGATGGGGTATGGCAACCAATTAGACAACGAACTATAGAACAGTGTTCAGCCTTCAAtgatgagcaaaacccatacagtaatttaaacaataaaaaacacaaaacatgacaaaatgtgaaacaattcaatagagacatgaaaaaatgtgaaacaattcaaaagagacatgaaaaaatgtgaaacaattcaaaagagacatgaaaaaatgtaaaccattcaaacgaagAGTGACAGAATATATAACAATTTCATGAAAACAGTTGCAGGAGAAAATATTCTGCAATTTTGGTATTtcatgaattttatttgaaatatttattttaatgtcaaTTGCTAATGAATATACAGGCATCAGGAAAAGTAACTCTCCTACATTTGTGCAAATATCCAGTCAGAATTTAGATGGAATATAACAAAGGTAATACAAAGTCATACACAAAATAATTGTCTTCTCAGGGATCCTCCATTTGAACCACAGCCATCAGTTTTACCAGTTGTTAAATTCTTAGTAGAATCAGTAAAGAAATTTCCTGTGATGTGCTGCCCTCTATGTAAAGAAAGAGTTTTACCACAAAATCCATCGGTAAGTTTTCAGTACTGCAATATTCTGATTAATTTTAAATGCACCATGGGATTTGAAAAAGCACCCTCTCCATAGAATTAAAGCCCAAAAGCAAATTCAAATATCATCATGGAAAAATATATCACCACAGTAACATAATAATAAAGGCCCCTGGGGGTAATGATGAATCAAAGTGTAATAGCTAGGAAGTTTGATTCAATTTCTCAATATGTGACATTATCTACTGGAAATTGCACAATTAATTATCTATCCAAGGGTGGAGATGGGTGTCTGCAATTTAactttaggccaaataaaaaagtatgtatggttccagttacatctgaaaaaaagttagggtaggtaggtatggattttttttaattttatgttttttttttacattgagtctatgggagcaacattctgactttaaaagTGCTTAATgataaatgacaataaaatctttagggtaggctatttttaagccgaaaaagtagagcggtagggttactggaaccacacacatatttttatttggccttacccCCGTCTGTCCATCACATAAAAAGATATAATGTTCACCAGCTACCTATAATTTTCAAGCTAAAACTTAAATATTATTCAAGATGTTGGTTCATATATACTAAGGCAGTACATGATATAAGGATTTGGATTCTCAacaaggccacaattaaaaaaaatttggtttgcccaaaccctacccaaaggttgagacagtgggtaggtaggtaggcattttctttttttttttttcaaaaagagaaattgaagtatccGGTGTTATTTAGTCTTCATGCCtacctgattaaaaaaaaacttcttcaaatcaggacaataaaagaatttgagtaggcagcttttttctgggtaggtagcgtttgggcaaacaaacctattcttttttatggcccaaACTTTCTGTAAGTGTCAAGATGATGAGCTGTGTGTGGGTCACATATTTTGTCCTGCTGGCTGTTACAGCCTTCAAGctaaaacttttatattttagaGATTGTTTGTTCATATACTATCATATAATTATATCTTTCTGACACAATTCTAAATGTGTTTTAAACATCAGACTGAATCTAAAATTTATCAGTATTTAAAACACCATGCTGGGGTAGGCATCATCTATATCAAGTTCATATTGAAGATATAAAGCTCCTTTGTTTTTTAGGAACCAGTGACAGATAAAAGAAGAAGAATGGAGAAGTTATATTGTGGTCATTTATTCCACTTTATTTGCTTgtacaaatatattaaaacacCACCTTTCAGTAAGTAGGGAAGATAACTCTGTTAATAATACATACAATGAAAATAACTTACAGCTATGAAACTCTGCTAGCCATAATATATGTATCTATGAACTTATTATTTATGATAATGTCAAATGTTTTGAGTTTATATGTAATTTAACTCCACTAGCAATTGATAGAAGATGTATGATAATGTCTTTTGTGTTCAGTTTACATGGGACGTAACTCCACCAGCCATTGATAGGCGTTATAGTATAAtatcatttttaaccggatttttgtgacaaaaatgtcggttattgatttggggatgtacggcgggcggcaatcaaatgttgtccgtgcattaactcatgaaccgttcaaccaaagcttttaaaattttaatatgttattcctgacaactatacgaaggtcaagttcaataatggcgattttgacttttaccgttcaggagttatggttcttgaaagattgaaaaatggtttttcccgtcgtgtccgtgcattttctcatgaaccgttcaaccaaagcttttgaaattttaatatgttgttactgatgacaaaatagaggtcaagttcaataatgacgattttgacttttaccgttcaggagttatggttcttgaaagatcgtaaaatggcgtttccattcaggtttttgcatttactcatgaaccattcaatctaagcttttcaaattttaatatgttgatactgatgacaaaatggaggtcaaatttgatattgacgattttcactttcaccattcatcagtaatggttcttgtgatattgccaggacacaaataaatgttaataaatccggtttgctgtcgttgtgacagcctcttgtttagttTATATGGGAGGTAACTCATgtagtttgtatttttttaaacactttcaCAGAAAAAACTATGTAATTCTTTGTTTTAAAGTCTGGCTGCTTTTATTTCTAAGTATTTCTAAGTTTTTTTGTTACTACAGAAAATTCAAATTTAGatacaatgggagataactctatccTTACTACAAGACACCCCAGAAAACATGTCATGTTCATGTGATTTTGAGAGTCATGTTTATTAACAATTTATTTAGAATAACAAATGTTGAAAGAAGTAAGTGAAGCATTTTGTCAAGGTCAATGGCTTTATTCTATTTGTCATGGATTTAATTCATCTAGttttaaatcattttcaaataaagTCTTTGTGAAAGAAGAAAGGGAAGATTTTTTTAGTTGTCTTATTCAATTTGTCATTGACTTAATTTTACTAGAGTTGGACGTAATCTGTTTTTTCTCCTAAGAATGTTTTGGTGAATTGTTGAAATTTTTGGTTGGTTTTGgactaattttgtttttttagttgaaTTGTGGTTCGTTGTTGTTTGAATATGTTGGAAATATTTAGTCATCATCTTACTGAACATatgtttacattggaaacaaaaaatattgacataattagatttcatttcacaaatcattttcatatcttaaagtcatatgaaacttcaaattaaaaaaaatgatgcgtatgctttttataacaaaatggatagttttcaatcttaaacttatatacatatacttttttctgaagaaaattctttaatttgtccacatttttgcttcctggaagcaattCGCCT
This genomic interval carries:
- the LOC143047441 gene encoding uncharacterized protein LOC143047441, which gives rise to MADVEEIISSELAQVQQKAPNIEGVTLEAAVRNIVRATIRLQGLRTITTCMQFPAEYPKEPIVIELKSKTLPEKVCDKITKICEEETKKWLGQKQVMLMINFVKEFLIENPLCVCSEEILSVKKKLLTSDDTVVLKQATSKVVYRISQEQYFMQFVLVVPEEYPIKQVKIELEDHNFPEILKVNFISQATEIARKCVQPPIKKKPKDPPFEPQPSVLPVVKFLVESVKKFPVMCCPLCKERVLPQNPSEPVTDKRRRMEKLYCGHLFHFICLYKYIKTPPFTGKICPDCGNAIYHDKFKLSPQLMEARWAHKQARQRELDEVVDFLE